One stretch of Malus domestica chromosome 14, GDT2T_hap1 DNA includes these proteins:
- the LOC114820870 gene encoding mavicyanin-like — protein sequence MSLRNTSTLIFFVMMVLSGVCVGDVYRVGDSDGWTSRGLVNYNKWASTKEFHVGDTLIFAYNSQFHNLMQVTKQDFESCNTTATIAVYTSGSDTITLKRPDHYYFLCGAPGHCQAGQKIDVKVTLPIPQSSLASPKPAPHGSLSSDSHPSSTPSSAQTIYFSKLGLAVTTLVLCLLSVVF from the coding sequence ATGTCTCTGCGAAACACTTCTACACTAATTTTCTTCGTGATGATGGTGCTTTCTGGTGTTTGTGTTGGTGATGTTTATAGAGTTGGCGATTCTGATGGGTGGACATCTCGAGGTCTCGTCAATTACAACAAGTGGGCTTCAACGAAAGAGTTTCATGTCGGCGATACTCTCATATTTGCTTACAATAGTCAGTTCCACAACTTGATGCAAGTTACCAAGCAAGATTTTGAATCTTGCAATACTACCGCTACGATTGCAGTTTATACCTCTGGTTCTGATACCATCACCCTTAAAAGGCCCGACCACTATTACTTCCTTTGTGGTGCTCCCGGCCATTGTCAAGCGGGACAAAAGATTGATGTCAAGGTTACCCTACCGATACCACAAAGTTCACTAGCAAGTCCAAAGCCGGCGCCTCATGGATCATTGTCCTCAGACTCTCATCCAAGCTCAACTCCAAGCAGTGCTCAGACAATTTATTTTTCGAAGCTTGGGTTGGCCGTTACCACTCTTGTGTTATGTCTTTTGAGTGTTGTATTTTAG